A genomic window from Thermodesulfobacteriota bacterium includes:
- a CDS encoding LapA family protein yields the protein MRFIRLLIIVLIIIFFAIIYTQNLDVFTHKFELQMDLNQYMVGPYITQNVVLILSAFVLGVVVSIIFGALQFISAGSDSRQKSRRIKELEAQVAELSESRNTPAAQPAPAPESGSDEGGSNPFSSPS from the coding sequence ATGAGATTTATAAGATTACTAATCATAGTTTTAATAATTATTTTTTTCGCCATTATATATACTCAAAATCTTGATGTGTTCACTCACAAATTTGAGTTACAGATGGATCTAAACCAATACATGGTTGGTCCTTATATCACTCAAAATGTGGTGCTCATCCTTTCAGCGTTTGTCTTAGGTGTAGTGGTATCAATCATTTTTGGAGCACTTCAGTTTATATCCGCGGGATCTGACTCAAGACAAAAGAGCAGAAGAATAAAAGAGCTTGAAGCCCAAGTTGCTGAGCTATCAGAGAGTAGGAACACGCCAGCAGCTCAGCCGGCTCCTGCGCCCGAGAGCGGAAGCGATGAGGGCGGGTCAAACCCATTTTCATCT
- a CDS encoding HIT domain-containing protein — protein sequence MKTLWAPWRIEYITGEKNEGCIFCNKPKEGKDKENLILYKGESSFIIMNRYPYSNGHLMAVPYRHTNNMSELNENERLELMNLTTKCIEILNVMKPDGFNVGMNLGTAGGAGIDDHLHFHIVPRWSGDTNFMPLIADVKVMPEYLEDTYETLIQEI from the coding sequence ATGAAGACGCTTTGGGCTCCTTGGAGAATTGAATATATAACCGGGGAAAAAAATGAGGGATGCATTTTTTGTAACAAGCCAAAGGAAGGAAAAGATAAAGAAAACCTCATTTTATATAAAGGTGAGAGTAGTTTTATAATCATGAACCGCTATCCATATTCAAATGGGCACCTGATGGCAGTCCCTTACAGACATACGAACAATATGTCTGAGCTGAATGAAAACGAAAGGCTTGAGCTTATGAATCTGACAACAAAATGTATTGAGATCTTAAATGTTATGAAACCAGACGGTTTTAACGTAGGCATGAACCTTGGTACTGCAGGCGGCGCTGGGATTGATGATCACCTTCATTTCCATATCGTTCCCAGATGGAGCGGTGATACAAACTTTATGCCTTTGATTGCAGATGTTAAAGTTATGCCGGAGTATCTAGAAGATACATACGAAACATTAATACAAGAAATATAA
- the sppA gene encoding signal peptide peptidase SppA gives MFLTIVILFLIGFIFVAGIGTALLFSGKGSFTSGDKVAVLRVHDVILDSQTYLDSIETISKDNKIKAIVVRIDSPGGSVGPSQEIYSELKELRETKPIVASIGDVGASGGYYIACAAETIYANPGAITGSIGVIAQFASYEKLLEWAKVDVEVIKSGKYKDVGSSFRQMTPQDREYLQELIDNVYSQFKSAVAESRGLDSKEIDKVADGKIFTGEQALDLKLIDELGTINDAVSKAADLGGIDGKPTIENFPKKKFSFQDFLNSKIDTTILSGVPTRGRFGLFYLVDIIN, from the coding sequence TTGTTCCTTACAATAGTCATACTTTTTCTAATAGGATTTATATTTGTTGCTGGAATTGGTACTGCATTGCTCTTTTCCGGTAAAGGCAGTTTCACATCTGGTGATAAAGTTGCTGTACTAAGAGTCCACGATGTTATCTTAGACTCTCAAACATACCTAGACAGCATAGAAACCATCTCCAAAGATAATAAAATAAAAGCTATTGTTGTGAGAATAGACTCTCCTGGTGGGTCTGTAGGTCCTTCACAGGAAATTTATAGCGAACTAAAAGAACTTAGAGAAACAAAGCCGATAGTTGCCAGCATTGGAGATGTTGGTGCGTCCGGCGGATACTATATAGCCTGTGCAGCCGAAACAATATATGCAAACCCCGGGGCGATCACTGGAAGTATTGGCGTAATCGCACAATTTGCAAGCTACGAAAAACTTCTTGAATGGGCGAAGGTAGACGTTGAAGTCATTAAAAGCGGCAAGTATAAAGATGTGGGATCATCATTTAGACAAATGACTCCGCAAGACAGAGAGTATCTTCAAGAACTAATTGATAATGTTTATTCACAGTTTAAATCTGCAGTTGCAGAATCAAGAGGTCTTGACAGTAAAGAAATTGACAAAGTTGCTGACGGGAAAATATTCACTGGCGAGCAGGCGCTTGATCTTAAGCTCATAGACGAGCTAGGAACCATAAACGATGCGGTAAGCAAAGCAGCTGATCTTGGAGGCATTGACGGTAAACCAACAATAGAAAATTTTCCAAAGAAAAAATTTAGCTTTCAAGATTTTTTAAACTCTAAAATTGATACGACAATATTATCAGGTGTTCCCACAAGGGGCCGTTTTGGACTTTTCTATCTTGTCGATATAATTAACTGA